Proteins encoded by one window of Polyodon spathula isolate WHYD16114869_AA chromosome 16, ASM1765450v1, whole genome shotgun sequence:
- the LOC121329224 gene encoding isocitrate dehydrogenase [NAD] subunit gamma, mitochondrial-like, producing MVARTPAVTVAKLIRPLFQRSRLGRTAQVFGVAGSSWRGKAWDSDKIIPPPAKYGGRHTVTMIPGDGIGPDLLRHVQDVFRYSCVPVDFEVVHVNSAMMEEDDINNAITAIRRNGVALKGNIETSHTMPPSHKSRNNLLRTSLDLYANVIHCQSLPGVQTRHRDIDILIIRENTEGEYSSLEHESVPGVVESLKIITKSNSLRIADYAFRLAREKGRKRVTAVHKANIMKLGDGLFLQCCKEVASGYPDIIFDSMIVDNTTMQLVSKPQQFDVMVMPNLYGNVVSNVCAGLVGGPGLVPGANLGRDYAVFETATRNTGKSIANKNTANPTAMLLASCMMLDHLQLHDYAALIRSAILRTMNETRMHTADIGGQGTTSEVVQSIMRLMQGASLRSAAAF from the exons ATGGTGGCGAGGACTCCTGCGGTGACCGTGGCGAAGTTAATCAGACCGCTTTTCCAGCGGAGTCGGCTCGGCCGCACGGCACAG GTTTTTGGGGTTGCAGGGAGCAGCTGGAGAGGCAAAGCTTGGGATTCT GATAAGATTATT CCCCCCCCCGCCAAGTACGGAGGCCGGCACACGGTCACCATGATCCCGGGGGATGGGATCGGGCCGGATTTGCTCCGGCACGTCCAGGATGTGTTCCG GTACTCGTGTGTGCCCGTGGATTTCGAGGTGGTTCACGTCAACTCTGCCATGATGGAGGAGGATGACATCAACAACGCCATCACAGCCATCCGACGCAATGGAGTGGCACTgaagg GAAACATCGAAACCAGCCACACCATGCCCCCCTCCCACAAATCCAGGAACAACCTGCTCCG CACTAGTCTGGACCTGTACGCCAACGTGATTCACTGCCAGAGTCTGCCGGGCGTGCAGACGAGACACAGAGACATCGACATCTTGATCATCCGAGAGAATACAGAGGGAGAGTACAGCAGCCTGGAGCacgag AGTGTCCCTGGCGTGGTGGAGAGTCTCAAGATCATCACAAAGTCGAACTCTCTGCGCATCGCGGATTACGCCTTCCGCCTGGCGAGGGAGAAGGGCAGGAAGAGGGTCACTGCCGTGCACAAAGCAAACATCAT GAAGCTGGGTGATGGGCTGTTCCTGCAGTGCTGTAAAGAGGTGGCTTCTGGATATCCAGACATCATTTTTGACAGCATGATCGTGGACAACACCACCATGCAG CTGGTCTCGAAGCCCCAGCAGTTTGATGTCATGGTGATGCCCAATCTCTATGGTAACGTGGTCAGCAACGTGTGCGCGGGGCTGGTGGGGGGGCCCGGCCTGGTCCCCGGGGCCAACTTGGGGCGAGACTACGCCGTCTTTGAAACG GCCACCAGGAACACGGGGAAGAGCATCGCCAACAAGAACACGGCCAACCCCACCGCCATGCTGCTGGCCAGCTGTATGATGCTGGATCACCTGCA GCTCCACGATTACGCTGCGTTAATCCGAAGCGCTATTCTGAGGACCATGAACGAGACCCGG aTGCACACGGCTGATATTGGGGGTCAGGGCACCACGTCAGAGGTAGTTCAGAGCATCATGAGGCTGATGCAGGGAGCCTCTCTGCGCAGTGCGGCCGCTTTCTGA
- the LOC121328374 gene encoding caspase-14-like isoform X2 — protein MGSREELSDKFSPLSIASPDEDRYDMGGKRKALMMCVRKNREGAEQDVAMMRRLFLNNKFQFHCAEGSDPTAEEILKTVKNFRDEINNSKENISCCFVITASHGDLGAIYGSDSERVELNSIFKLFRNDQCPKLQSKPKVFIIQACRGSYVAFRSTRAGSLLFQEMEGVFKEYAGSCHLFDLFTKVNQKLVQLNIRVLKKGAETKKKDDYEAAKETLLIESTLKKLLYLNS, from the exons ATGGGTTCACGAGAGGAGCTGAGCGATAAGTTT AGCCCGCTGAGCATTGCTTCACCTGACGAGGACAGATACGATATGGGTGGAAAACGGAAGGCTCTCATGATGTGCGTCAGAAAGAACCGAGAAGGAGCAGAGCAGGACGTGGCAATGATGAGAAGACTGTTCCTAAACAACAAATTTCAATTCCACTGCGCAGAGGGATCCGACCCAACTGCGGAG GAGATcctgaaaacagttaaaaacttCAGGGATGAAATCaacaacagtaaagaaaacatCAGCTGCTGCTTCGTGATCACTGCAAGCCACGGGGATCTGGGTGCTATTTATGGGAGCGACAGCGAGAGAGTGGAACTGAACAGTATATTTAAACTCTTCAGGAATGACCAGTGCCCCAAACTTCAAAGTAAACCAAAAGTCTTCATAATTCAGGCGTGCCGGGGAA GTTATGTTGCCTTCCGGAGTACCAGAGCTGGGTCGCTTTTATTCCAGGAGATGGAGGGCGTGTTTAAAGAATACGCCGGGTCCTGCCACCTCTTTGACTTGTTTACAAAG GTAAACCAGAAGCTTGTCCAATTAAACATCAGAGTATTGAAAAAAGGGGCGGAAACGAAGAAGAAAGACGACTACGAGGCAGCGAAGGAGACCCTCCTGATAGAGTCAACTCTGAAAAAGCTGCTGTACCTGAATTCTTAA
- the LOC121328374 gene encoding caspase-14-like isoform X1: protein MGSREELSDKFSPLSIASPDEDRYDMGGKRKALMMCVRKNREGAEQDVAMMRRLFLNNKFQFHCAEGSDPTAEEILKTVKNFRDEINNSKENISCCFVITASHGDLGAIYGSDSERVELNSIFKLFRNDQCPKLQSKPKVFIIQACRGTQRDLGVNRNAAPCYDSRGPSLSPFKPVVVHDMLTVYAQQPGYVAFRSTRAGSLLFQEMEGVFKEYAGSCHLFDLFTKVNQKLVQLNIRVLKKGAETKKKDDYEAAKETLLIESTLKKLLYLNS, encoded by the exons ATGGGTTCACGAGAGGAGCTGAGCGATAAGTTT AGCCCGCTGAGCATTGCTTCACCTGACGAGGACAGATACGATATGGGTGGAAAACGGAAGGCTCTCATGATGTGCGTCAGAAAGAACCGAGAAGGAGCAGAGCAGGACGTGGCAATGATGAGAAGACTGTTCCTAAACAACAAATTTCAATTCCACTGCGCAGAGGGATCCGACCCAACTGCGGAG GAGATcctgaaaacagttaaaaacttCAGGGATGAAATCaacaacagtaaagaaaacatCAGCTGCTGCTTCGTGATCACTGCAAGCCACGGGGATCTGGGTGCTATTTATGGGAGCGACAGCGAGAGAGTGGAACTGAACAGTATATTTAAACTCTTCAGGAATGACCAGTGCCCCAAACTTCAAAGTAAACCAAAAGTCTTCATAATTCAGGCGTGCCGGGGAA CTCAGAGAGATTTGGGAGTCAACAGGAATGCAGCGCCCTGCTATGATAGCCGCGGTCCTTCCCTGAGTCCATTTAAACCTGTTGTAGTACATGATATGTTGACTGTGTATGCTCAACAGCCAG GTTATGTTGCCTTCCGGAGTACCAGAGCTGGGTCGCTTTTATTCCAGGAGATGGAGGGCGTGTTTAAAGAATACGCCGGGTCCTGCCACCTCTTTGACTTGTTTACAAAG GTAAACCAGAAGCTTGTCCAATTAAACATCAGAGTATTGAAAAAAGGGGCGGAAACGAAGAAGAAAGACGACTACGAGGCAGCGAAGGAGACCCTCCTGATAGAGTCAACTCTGAAAAAGCTGCTGTACCTGAATTCTTAA
- the LOC121328250 gene encoding caspase-14-like, with protein sequence MSGRREAYIVCVKERRPGAEEDLQIMKKLLLDYKFTCHELVDPSAKGIIEGLREFRDELNGKKENVSCCFVVIMAHGRLGQIVGRDGEAVSLEAVFELFDNKQCSALREKPKVFIVQACRGESNFPGFNNADATKHGTPISEDRLPINSDTLSVYATIPGGAALRSKKRGSPMFNEMANIFPKYADKCHIYELFTKVNRRLNEVDFSEFYEKDTERVAVRREALALRNRKGLENRDSSGLTLHICSNLVKRVYLAP encoded by the exons ATGAGTGGAAGGCGTGAGGCTTACATTGTGTGCGTCAAAGAGCGGAGACCAGGGGCAGAGGAGGATCTGCAAATCATGAAGAAGCTGCTTCTAGACTATAAGTTTACCTGCCATGAACTCGTGGACCCGAGCGCAAAG GGCATCATCGAAGGGTTGCGTGAATTTAGAGACGAACTGAacggaaaaaaagaaaacgtgaGCTGCTGTTTTGTCGTTATCATGGCCCACGGGAGGCTTGGACAGATCGTCGGGCGAGACGGAGAGGCGGTGAGTCTGGAGGCTGTGTTTGAGCTCTTCGATAACAAGCAGTGCAGTGCGCTCCGAGAGAAACCCAAAGTGTTCATCGTGCAGGCATGCAGAGGAG aatcAAATTTTCCAGGATTCAATAATGCGGATGCCACCAAACATGGAACCCCAATTTCCGAGGACAGGCTGCCGATAAATTCTGATACCCTGTCTGTATATGCGACGATACCAG GTGGCGCAGCTCTCCGAAGCAAAAAACGTGGCTCGCCGATGTTCAACGAGATGGCAAATATCTTTCCCAAGTACGCTGATAAATGCCATATATATGAGCTGTTTACAAAG GTGAACAGACGCTTGAATGAAGTCGATTTTAGTGAGTTTTATGAAAAGGACACGGAACGAGTGGCGGTGCGCAGAGAGGCTCTGGCGCTAAGGAACAGGAAGGGACTCGAGAACAGAGACAGCTCTGGGCTCACCTTACACATCTGTTCAAATCTGGTCAAACGTGTGTACCTTGCTCCGTAG